The DNA sequence GCCGCGCGGCCGGCCCTCGAGCCGCAGGCTCCCCGCGGCGACGACCTGCGCCCGGTCGCCGCGCACCGCCTCGACCCGCACCGGGAACAGATTGCGGTAGCCGAAGAAGTTGGCGACGAACGCGGATTGCGGATGAAGGTACACTTCCTCCGGGGTTCCGATCTGCCGTATGGTCCCATCCTTCATCAGCGCGATGCGGTCGGACAGCGACAGGGCCTCCTCCTGGTCGTGGGTCACGTAGAACGTCGTGAGGCCGAGGGCTTGATGCAGGCGCCGGATCTCGAGGCGCATCTCCAGCCTGAGCTTGGCGTCCAGGTTGCTGAGAGGCTCGTCCATCAGGAGCAGGCGGGGCTCGATGACCAGCGCACGCGCGAGGGCGACACGCTGCTGCTGACCGCCGCTCAACTGGGCCGGATACCGGTCGCCGAGGCCCCCGAGGTGCACGAGCGCGAGCACCTGCCCGACGCGACGCGTGATCGCCTCGTCCGGCACCCCCATCATCTCGAGCCCGAACGAGACGTTGCGGCCGACGGTGAGGTGCGGAAACAGCGCGTAACTCTGGAACACCACGCCGAAGCCCCGCCGCTCCGGGGGCACCGGGGCGAGGTCGTCTCCGTCGAGCAGGATCCGCCCGGCATCGGGGTCGACGAGGCCGGCGAGACAGTTGAGCGCCGTGCTCTTGCCGCAGCCGGAGGGACCGAGCAGACTGATGAACTCGCCGCCGTGCACGTCGAGGTCGAACGCGGAGAGCGCGACGGTCTCGCTGAACCGCTTGCCGAGCCCGCGCATCTCCAGTCGGCCGATGCTCCGGCCGGAGAGCGCCGCCGGTGCGCCGCCCTCCGGCCTGGACGGCCGGGCCGTGGTCCCGGTGCTCACTTGAGTTTGTTCGCGCCTACCCGCTGGTCCCAGAGCTGGAACGCCTGCACCAGCTTGTCCGGAGCCAAGGGGATTTCGATGGGCCGGGTTCTGATGAGATCGTCAAACAACGGCCGCCGCACCGGACCGACCTGGTCCTGACTGGCCTTGGGCGCCATAGCCAGCGTGACGCCCTTGACGGCCGGCCCCGGATAGAAGTAGCCGGTGTCGAACGTCTTCGCCTGCTGCTCGGGCCGGAGCACCCACGCGATCAGATCCAGCACCAGCCCAAGCATCTCCGGCGAGTTGCCCCGGGGCACGCAGATGTACTGCGTGTCGGCGATCAGGCGTTCGTTCTCGAATGCGAACGCGCCGAAGTTCTTCGGCACCACGCCGAGCGCCCGAACGTTGAGATCCCATCCCATCGTCGAGGCCGCGATCGTGCGGGCGCCCTGCCCCAACTCCTGAAACGTCCCGGCCGTCCCCGTGGGATAGTACTGAAGGTACTGGCCGAGCTGCTGGTAGTACGGCCACACCTTTGTCCACGACTGAGGCTCCCGGGGCTGCGGCTCTCCGAGCATATAGGGCAGACCCATCAAAAAGCTGCGGCCCGGTCCGGAGTTGGCCGGCCGCGCGTAGATCAACTGCCGCGGGTTGGCCTTCGCCCACGCCAGCAGGTCCTCAGGCGTCTTCGGCGGATTCGGCAGCTTCGCCGGGTTGTACGTGAACGTCGGGCCGTAGTTGCCGAAGACGTCCAGGATGCCGTAGCCCTGCGCGAGGCCCTGCGCCTTCGGCTGCTGGTAGTTGCCGATGAGGTTGGGCCACTTCGCCTGAAAGTCCGGCAGGAGCCGCTGCCAGATGTCCTGGACGATGCCCGCCGACAGCGCGTCGGAGCCCGTGAGCACCATGTTGATCTGGAGCTGGTTGGCCGCCTGCTGCGCCTTGATCTTCGCCGGCAGCTCCGGCGCCGTCGCCTGCTGGTAACTGATGCCGCCGACGTACTGCCGGTGCGACCCGGCGTAATCCTCGATGATGCTCTTCGTGAGCTGCAGCTGGCCCGCGACGTCGATGATGGTCAGCTGGAGCGGACGGGACGGCATCGGCGGCAGCGCCGCCTGTGCCGCCTGGGCGACGCCGGGACGGCCGGTCCACCACTGCGTGCCGGCCGCCGCCGCCGTTGCCCCGGCGCCGATGAGAAATGCTCTGCGGTTGAACGACTGAGGATCCTTCGTCACTTGCCACCCCCCACCGTGGTCTATTGTAGTCCACCCCAACCTAATGATGGCCGTCGAGGGCGGCGCCGGGCATCCATCCTGCACCCGATTCGCGCGTAGGGTATGATCCCCTGCGCGAGCGCCGACGTGCGGGCGGGGCCTACGTCGACCGCACGTGTCCCCGGCGACGGTCGAGGGGACGCGGTGTGCCCGGCGCCGCCGCCGCGCGCTGCGCGGCGGCGATGACCCGCTTGACGGGTACGCCGTGGCGCGCGGCCAGCACCCGGCACGCCTCGAACTCCGGGGCGACGTTCACGACGCCTGTGTCATCACCGGCGATCTTCACCGGAACGGAGCCGTACTCCGTCTCGACCTCCACGGTCTGCCGGTCCACCGCGAGGCGGGTGACCTCGTGCGCGCGGACGCCGAGCGTCGTCGTCTCCGCGAGCAGGATCCCGGCAAGTCCCCGCGCCAGCTCCGGTGCGGCGAGCACCCGCACCAGGTGGCCGGGCCGGCCTTTCTTCATGACCGCCGGCACGACGGCCACGTCGAGCGCGCCCGCGTCGAACAACCGGGCCGTCACGTGCGGGTATAACTGCGGATTCATGTCGTCGATGGACGTTTCCAGCATCACAAGACGCTCCGTGCGCGACGCGTCGCCCAACAGGCCCGCGTCCCCCCGGCCGTACACCTCCATCGATTCGCCGACGAACAGCCGGAGCACGTTCGCCCGCGCCGGATCGTCGCGGCCGGCGCCGGTGCCGATCCGCTCGAGGCGCATCGGCGGCAGCGGACCCCACCCGGTCACGAGCGCGCGCAGCAGCGCGGCGCCGGTCGGCGTCAGCCACTCGCCCTCGATCTCGCCGGCGTACACGGGCATGCCTTCGAGGAACGCCTGCGTCGCGGGCGCCGGCACCGGCACGGCGCCGTGCCGGATGTGCGCCCACCCCCGCCCGACGTTCACCGGGGACGCGACCACGCGCTCCAGCCCGAGCGCGTCCACCCCGGCGAGCACGCCGACGACATCGACCAAGGTGTCGAGACCGCCGAGTTCGTGCAGGTGCACGTCCTCGATCGGCACGCCGTGGATCTGCGATTCGACCTCGGCCAGGCGCCGCAGCACCTCGCCGGCGCGGACGCGCACCGGCGCGGCGACCCGGCAGCCGTCCACGATCGCCGCGAGCCGCGGATAGGGGCGCGCGGAGGCCGGATCGTCGTCGACCACCTCCACGCGCAGCGCGGGCACGCCGCGCCGCTCCGCCCGGTTCACCGTCACTCGAACCGGAACGCCGAGCCCCGCGACGACCTCCTGGAGCGCCGCCTCCGGCCACCCCGCGCCGACGAGGGCCCCGAGCAGCATGTCCCCGCTCGCCCCGCTCCCGCAGTCAAGGTAGCCGAGACGCATGCTCCTCCTCTGACACGTCCCGCGCGCGCGCGGTCGGGGCCCCCTCGTCCCCCCCTATGGGGGGCGGGGGGGCAGGCAGGCCGGTCCCGTTGATGCAGGCGGCAAGATAGCCCGCGCCGAATCCGTTGTCGATGTTCACCACCGCGACGCCAGGGGCGCAGGCGGTGAGCATCGTGAGCAGCGGGGCCAGGCCGCCGAAGTGGGCGCCGTAGCCGACGCTCGTCGGCACGCCGATCACGGGCGCCCGCGTGAGCCCGGCCACCACCGCGGGCAGCGCGCCGTCCATGCCGGCGACGACCACGAGCGCCCGAGCCCGCTCGAGCAGCGCGCGGTGCGCCCCCAGGCGGTGCAGCCCGCTCACGCCCACGTCATAAACGCGCGCCACGTCGGCGCCCATCACCTCCGCGGTCCACGCCGCCTCCTCGGCGACAGCGAGGTCGCCCGTCCCTCCGGTCAACACGCCCACACACCCGGCCCGGCGCTCCGGGACTCCCCCGAGCACGAGAAGGCGGGCCTGCGCAACGTACGTCGCATCGGGAAACGCGCCGGCCACGCCGGCCGCCACATCCGGGGCCGCGCGCGTCAGCAACACGGGGCCGCCGGCCCGGCGCAGGGCGGACGCGATCTCGACGATCTGCCCGACGGACTTTCCGGGACAGTACACCGCCTCCGGCGCGCCGCGGCGCAGCGGCCGGTGCGTGTCGACCTTGGCGAAGCCGAGCTCCACGAAGGGCAGCCAGCGCAGCGCCGAGACGGCGTCCGCCACGGCCACGCGGCCGGTCCGCACGTCCTCCAGCAGCCGAGCGAGCGTGTCTTCGTTCACGCGCCGCGCCCGTGCGAGGCGGAGACGCCGGACTCGCGCGCCTCGGGACCGGCCGGTATGGACTCGCCGGCCGGCGCCGGCGAAAAGCGTCCCGAGCGCAGCCCGTCGGGAGCGATGCGCGCGGTGCTGAACCCGATGGCGCGAAACGCCTCCGTCACCCGATCGAAAATGGCGGCGAGACGTCCGATCTCGGGCACCGGTACTTCGACGCTCGCGGCGGCGCCGTGGTGACGCACACGGACCTCGCGGAATCCGAGTCCCCGCACCACGCGTTCGGCCGCCTCGATCTGGCCGAGCGCCGCCACGGTCACGGGGGACCCGAACGGCAGCCGCGACGCCAGACATGGCGCGGCCGGCTTGTCCCAGACCTCCAGGCCCATGCGACGCGCGAGCGCGCGGATGTCGGCTTTGCCGAGACCCGCGTCGAGCAGCGGAGCCTGCACGGCAAACTCCGCCGCCGCGCGCATCCCGGGCCGGTCGTCGCGGCGATCGTCGGCGTTGGCCCCGTAGACGACGGCCGGCAGCCCGAGGTCACCGGCGAGCCGCGCCAGATCCGTGAACAGCGCGTGCTTGCAGAAATAGCAGCGGTTCGCGTCGTTGCGAAGATAGCGGGCGTCCTCGAACTCGCGCGTCTCCACGCGGATGTGCCGCACGCCGAGCGCACCGGCGATCCGCTCCGCGATGGCGAGCTCGTCCCGCGCGAGCGACGGGGACACCGCGGTCGCCGCCACGCACCGGTCGCCGAGGACGCCGTGGGCGACGGCGAGCAGGTACGCGCTGTCCACGCCGCCGGAAAACGCGACCACGACCCCGCCGAGACTTCGGAGGAGGGCTTCGAGCCGCGCCTGTTTCCCCGCGGGCATGTCTGCGCCCGCGTCTTCCACCGGCACTCGCATGCCACGGTGCTTCTACATATAAAGGGCGCGCTCCCACCTGCGACCGTACGGCCCCGCGCCCGGCCTTTCGCGGTTTGGAACGCGGCGGCCCTTGCCGTCGGGGATTTAGGCCGGCGCGCGCCGCAGCTGGCTGCCGCCCCATGCCAGCCAGATGATCACCAAGATAAATCCGAGGCCCATCAGCGCCATCTGGGTACTGAACACCTGCAGAATCTCCGCGATGCCGGCCACCACCGCGACCCATCCAAGCGTACGGTTCATCACGCCCGTGTCGACGATCGCCCATCCGGCGACCAGCACGGCCGCGCCCGTAAACGCGTTGCCGGCGGCCATCGTGGCCTGGTTGACGGCGGCGATTGCCGTCCATGCGTGCGCGGCGGCCGTCTGATCCCTGGCCGACAACGCCGCGAGCATGGCACCACCCTGCCACAGGAGCGCCGCTCCGAGCGCGTGTAGCGCGAGGCCCACAACGGCGAGCCCCAGGGTGGCGACCGCGCGGGTCGGCGCCTTCTCCCGCAGACGGGCAAACACGCCGAACGTGAAGATCAGGCCGAAACCGGCCGACAGCAGGCCGAGAACGCCGATCGTTCCGAAGAGACCCGCCTTTTGTGCGATGACGGGAAGCGCCCTGCTCGGATCCAGCGCGGTCTGTGGGTCGAGCCCGCTCGACGCAAAGAGGATGAACAGCAACGCAAGGCAGATCGCCGTGATGAACCCCGCCGTGCCGCCGTTATGCTGGATTCGTTCCATGTCTCTCCCCCCTTCTCGTGCTCATCCAGTGTCCGAGGCCAACCAGACCCCGGCGAACGTGAACAACGCACCCAACGCCTGCAGCGTGCTGAGGGACTCGCGGAGCAGAAGCGCCGCGATCACGACCGCCGAGACCGGCTCGAGGTAGACGTAGACCATGGTCTCCCGCGGTCCCAACCGGTGGAGCGACCGGCCCCACAACGCCATCGCCACGACCATCCCCGCCGTGGCGCCGTATACGAGTCCCGCCCACGCCCCCCACGACACGGTCCCCCAGGCGTGCCGCGCCATTTCGGGGACGGCGAGCGGCGCGAACACCAGCATGGCGATTCCCATCGCCCATCCGGTCGCCTGCCAGGTGCCGGCGGCGTCCACCACCTGACCGACGGCGAGACTGTACCAGACCCACGCGGCGGCCGCGCCGAGAGCGAGCACGTCACCCGCCGCACGGGATAGGTCGAACCCGCCCGACGCCCCCCGCACGATGAGCGCGACGCCCGCGAGTCCCAGCAGGAGTCCGGTCCATCGACGGCCGTCCGGCGTGTCGCCGCGGCGGAGCGCCAGCCACACCGCGGTCAGAATAGGCGAGGCCGCGAGCAGAATCGCGCTTTGGCCGGCCGTCGTCCACCGCAGGCTGCCGATGAGCAAGATCTGAAAGGTCGCCTGCGCGATCCCGGCCTTCGCGAGCGGCCACCAGAGGTCGCGGGGCATGGGGTGCCGCCGCGGCATCCAGACGGCGGCCAGGACGGCCGCGGCGAGCACGAGACGGAGAAACGTGAAGCTCAGCACCGGGATCTCCCGAAGCGCGAGCCGGGCGCCGGGGTAGATGCCGCCCCAGAGCACGACGGCCAGCAGCGGCTCGACGCGAACTCTGCGGCGGAGACCGCGGGCCGCCGTGTGCGAGACCGCCGCGCCGTCGGCGGCGTTCAGGAAACCCACGAAGCGCCGTGTTCGACCGGCCGGCGGGGGAGCCCTCCGCCGAAGGGGCCGTGTTCTGTTTCACAGAATGAGCGTTCTGTGATGCGCCGGCCGCGCGCCCGCGCGGCGGTCCACGGCGATCGAGCGAGGTGATGTGAGTGAGGATGCACAGGCGTGCCACGGCACCAACCCGGCGGTGGACGGGCCCGGCCGCGCTCACCACGGCCGCCGTGCTGCTGCTCGTCCTGGCCGCCTCCGGCGCCGCTCCCTCGGGCCCGCCCTACGTGATCAACGCCATCATGCCGCTGACCGGCGGCGGGGCGTTCCTCGGGCAGCCCGAGAGCCAGGCGCTGCAGATCGTGGAACGCCTCACCAACGAGAAGGGCGGCATCCGCGGGCGCCCGATCCACTTCGTCTTCCACGACGATCAAACGAGCCCGCAGGTCGGCGTCCAGCTCGCCGGCCAGATCATCGCCGGGCGGGTCCCGGTGATCGTGGGATCCTCGCTCGTCGCGATCTGCGCCGCGATGGCGCCGCTGATGAAGGACGGGCCGGTGGAGTACTGCCTCTCGCCCGGCATCCATCCGGCCGACGGCAGCTACGTCTTCACCGCCAGCGTCTCGACCAAGGACCTGGCCGGCGCCCTGATTCGCTATTTCAAGGGCAAAGGATGGACGCACATCGCCGTGCTGACGTCGACGGACGCGACCGGGCAGGACGCCGAACGCAACATCAACGAGACCGTGGCCCTGCCGCAGTATCAGGGCGTCGTCCAGGTGGTCGCCCGCGAGCACTTCAACCCGCAGGACGTCAGCGTCGCGGCGCAGATCGCGCGCATCGCCGCGGCCAAGCCGCAGGCGCTCATCGCCTGGAGCACGGGCGCGCCGATCGGCACGGTGTTCAAGGGCATCGCCCAGAACGGACTCAGCGTCCCCGTGGCGACGACGAACGGCAACCAGACCTACGGCCAGATGAAGCAGTACGCGTCGTTCCTGCCCCCGGACCTGTACTTTCCGACGAGCGCCTGGCCCGCGTACCAGTCGCTGCCGGCCGGGCGCGTGAAGATGGCGCAGAAGCTGTTCTACGACGCGTTTGGGGCCGCCAATGCCAAGCCGGATCTCGGCGCGTCGATCGCCTGGGATCCGGGCCAGCTTGTGGTGGACGCCCTGCGCCACCTCGGCACCGAGGCGACCGCGACGCAAATTCGAGACTACCTCGTCCATCTGCGGGGCTTCGCCGGCATCAACGGCATCTACGACTTCAAGACGAGCCCGCAGCGAGGGCTGAACCTGGATGACGCGATCGTCACGCGCTGGGACCCCGCCAAACAGGCGTGGGACCCCGTGAGCAAGTTCGGCGGAGAACCCGTGCCGTAGTAGGACCGGCGCGGCGGGGCGGCGTCACGTTGGAGCGCGGGGCTCGATGACGGAGGCCCTCCATCTGGCGGTCGCGTGCGGCGACTACGACCGGACGCGCCCACTCTTCGACGGCCGGATGCGCATCGAAGGGTGCGATCCCGTCTTTCTCGCGCTCGCGCCCGAAGAGATCTTCTTTCGCGCCTTCGTGCACGAGGAATTCGACGTCGCCGAACTGTCGCTCAGCAGCTACACGATCCGGCGGTCGCGCGGCGACTGCCCGTACGTCGCCATCCCGGCGTTCCTCTCCCGCTCGTTCCGCCATTCCGCGTTGTACGTCCGCACCGACCGGGGCATCGAACAGCCCCTGGACCTGCGGGGACGCCGCGTCGGAGTGCCGGAGTACCAGATGTCGGCCGCCGTCTGGGTCCGCGGTCTGTTGCAAGATGAGTACGGTGTCGCGCCCGGCGACCTTCGATGGGTGACCGGCGGCATGGAGACGCCGGGCCGGATCGAAAAGATTCGCTTTGCGCCGCCCGCCGGAGTCTCGCTCGCGGCGGCGCCTCCCGAGGCAACGCTCTCCGGCATGCTCGAGGACGGAGCGATCGACGCGCTCATCGCGCCCCGGACGCCGTCCTGTTTCGTCCGCGGCGCGGCGGCGGTCGGCCGGCTGTTTGCGAATTTCGGGCGTGACGAGGAAGACTACTACCGGCGCACCGGCATCTTCCCGATCATGCACCTCGCCGGTGTCCGGACCCGCCTCGCCGAGCGCCATCCGTGGCTGCCGGCCAGCGTCTACAAGGCGTTCGTCACGGCCAAGGACCTCGCCGTTTCGGCGCTCGACGACGCGAACGCGCTGGCGACCAGCCTGCCGTTTCAACTGTGGCACGCCGAGCAGGCCCGGGGCCTCATGGGCGCGGATTTCTGGCCCTACGGTCTCGCGGCGAACCAAGAGACGCTCGAGGTGTTTCTCCGGTACCATTTCGAGCAGGGGCTCTCGGCGCGCCGGCTCGCCCCGGCCGAGTTGTTCGCGCCGAGCACCACGTCGCAATGGAAGATCTGATCACCGTCCACCTCAGCGGGCGTCCGAGAACAACCGGCGCGCGTTCTCGCGCAGGATCTTCGGCCGGACGGCGTCTTTCACCGTGAGCGCGGCGAAGTCCGACAGCCACCGCTCCGGCGTGAGAAAGGGCCAATCGGACCCGAAGAGGCACTTGTCCTGGAGCGGGCCGTTTAGCTGCTCGACGAGCTCCGCCGGAAAATACTTGGGCGACCACCCCGACAGGTCGATGTGCACGTTGGCCTTGTGGCGGGCGATCGCGAGTTGCTCCGCCTGCCAGGGCCAGCTCGGATGCGCGAGGATGATCTCGAGCGACGGGAAATCCGCGGCCACGTCGTCCACGAGCATCGGGTTCACATACTTGAGTTTGTAGCCGTCCCCGCCGGGCAGGCCGGCGCCGCTCCCCATCGTGCCGGAGTGAAAAAGACACACGAGGCCGAGATCGGCGGCGGCGCCCCAGAGCGGATAGAACCGCTCGTCGTTCGGCGCGAACTTCTGGAGGCCGGGGTGCAACTTGAGACCGCGGAGGCCGAGCACCTCGCGGGCCCGGCGCGCCTCGTCGACGGCCAGCCGTCCCTTCCACGGATCGACGCCGGCAAACCCGATGAAGACGTCGGGATGGGCCCGCACGGCCGCCGCGATGTGATCGTTCGGGACGGGCGGCCGGCCGGACACCGTCGAAGTGTCCATCGCGAGCAGCACGGCCATCATCCGCCGGGCCCGGTACTGCTTCGCCAGGTCGTCCATCGAGACCGGCGCGATCTCGCGGCCGAAGTACCGCGCCATCGCCTCCAGCTCGCCGCCGAAGACGGGGCGTGCCTCCGGGCTCATCGGATGAACGTGCACGTCGATGGCGACGAGGTCGTCCGGTTTCATGGGTGTCCTCCAGTGCGGTGAGGCTGAGTTTGGCAGAGCCCCGCCGTTTCCTTCAGGGGCCGCTGTTCGGCAGGAAAGCCGGCGCCCGGCGGCCGATCAACCGGTACGATGCGGACGACCGCCGAGAAGCGCAGCGTGTTTCGCCGGCTCCACGAATCCGGGTGTTTTGTGATTCCCAATCCGTGGGATGTCGGGACGACGCGGTACCTTGAGTCCGTGGGATTCCAGGCGCTCGCGACGACGAGCTCCGGCGCGGCGTTCTCGATGGGTCTCCCCGACGCCGACTGGGCGCTCACGCGCGATCCGATGCTCGCCCACATCCGCACCATCGTCGAGGCGTCCGATCTCCCGGTGAATGCCGATTTCGAGTCCGGGTACGCGGACGACCCGGCCGGCGTCGCTGAGAACGTGCGGCTGTGCGTCGACACCGGCGTTGCCGGCCTGTCGATCGAAGACTCCACCGACGATGCGGCGAGGCCGCTCTATGAGTTCGACCTCGCCGTCGCCCGCGTCCGCGCGGCACGGACCGCCATCGATCGGGCGGGCGGAGACGTGCTGCTCGTCGGCCGGACGGAAGGCTTCATCGCCGGCGTGCCCGACCTCGCCGAGGCGATCCGGCGGCTGCGGGCCTACGCCGCGGCCGGCGCCGACTGTCTCTACGCCCCGGGGATCAAGACGCGCGAGGAGATCGCGGCGGTCGTCGACGCGGTGGCGCCGAAGCCGGTGAACCTGTTGATCGGCGGCGCCATCGGACTGACGGTCAAGGATGCGGCCGGCCTTGGAGTACGCCGGATCAGCGTCGGCGGCGCGCTCGCGCGTGCGGCGTGGGGCGGGTTCATGCGCGCGGCGCGGGATCTCGCCGCCGGCCGGTTCGACGCCTTCGCCGACGCCGCGTCCGGGGCCGACTTGAACCGCCTGTTTGCCCAGGACGTGAAGCGGCGATCCGGATGACCGCGAGGGGATCCCATGACGCAACGCACAGACGACGCGGGTGGATCGATGGCCATCCGGTACACGCGCCTGGCCACTCCGATCGGCGGGCTCCTGGTCGTGGAGGCGGACGACGGGCTGCGGGCCGTGTGGTTCAAGGACGGACGCAGGCGGCGTCCGGTGGATCCGGCCTGGCGCCCGGTTGCCCCCGACGCGATTGAGGCCGCCCGGCAGCTCGCCGCGTATTTCGCCGGGACGCGGCGGACGTTCGATCTCCGGCTCGCTCCGCTCGGCACGCCGTTCCAGCGGCGCGTGTGGGCCGCCATTGCTGCGATCCCCTACGGCCGGACCAGCTCCTACGGCGCCATCGCGGCCGAGATCGGCGCCCCGGCCGCCGTCCGGGCGGTGGGCGCGGCGAACGGCCAAAACCCGTGGCCGATCGTCGTCCCGTGCCACCGGGTGATCGGCAGCAACGGGTCGCTGACGGGCTACGGCGGCGGGCTCCCGATCAAGCGCGCCCTCCTCGACTTCGAACGCGGCCCCCTGCCCCTCTTCGCCGCCGCCGAGGGTCTCGCATGACGTACCGGCCGATCAACTTCCGGCAGAAGTTCGGCCTCTTCACCGAGCAGTGGCAGCCGAAAGTCATCGCCGAAATGAACGACTACCAATTCAAGGTCGTGAAGCTGCAAGGCGACTTCGTCTGGCACGACCATACGGAAACCGACGAGGCG is a window from the bacterium genome containing:
- a CDS encoding isocitrate lyase/phosphoenolpyruvate mutase family protein; protein product: MRTTAEKRSVFRRLHESGCFVIPNPWDVGTTRYLESVGFQALATTSSGAAFSMGLPDADWALTRDPMLAHIRTIVEASDLPVNADFESGYADDPAGVAENVRLCVDTGVAGLSIEDSTDDAARPLYEFDLAVARVRAARTAIDRAGGDVLLVGRTEGFIAGVPDLAEAIRRLRAYAAAGADCLYAPGIKTREEIAAVVDAVAPKPVNLLIGGAIGLTVKDAAGLGVRRISVGGALARAAWGGFMRAARDLAAGRFDAFADAASGADLNRLFAQDVKRRSG
- a CDS encoding methylated-DNA--[protein]-cysteine S-methyltransferase, which codes for MTQRTDDAGGSMAIRYTRLATPIGGLLVVEADDGLRAVWFKDGRRRRPVDPAWRPVAPDAIEAARQLAAYFAGTRRTFDLRLAPLGTPFQRRVWAAIAAIPYGRTSSYGAIAAEIGAPAAVRAVGAANGQNPWPIVVPCHRVIGSNGSLTGYGGGLPIKRALLDFERGPLPLFAAAEGLA